The following are encoded in a window of Rosa chinensis cultivar Old Blush chromosome 4, RchiOBHm-V2, whole genome shotgun sequence genomic DNA:
- the LOC112197663 gene encoding transcription factor bHLH128 isoform X1, with protein MYPSSSSSSSQKSMGPSPTGITRYGSAPGSLLTSAVDSVIGAVAEREFSPLRPASFVGRYLSGGGGADGDSSSLTSESTFRVNPSNANKEATKPLPRSYGLGELAAAIGSSSSTSCSSSSLVRQRSSPAGFLSHLTDNNVGGFSVTRGSGSYSSQGGPNGGHGGTRLKSQLSFTRQDSLSQISEVSENAVEGVSSTSGQHSAMHSYPASSFGMDSWDNTNSIVFSAPTSKRAKNMDGDIFNCLNTLESQFSLPQTTLEMATVEKLLHIPEDSVPCKIRAKRGCATHPRSIAERERRTRISGKLKKLQDLVPNMDKQTSYADMLDLAVQHIKGLQNQVQNLHKDLEGCTCGCKPT; from the exons ATGTAcccttcatcctcatcatcctCGTCCCAAAAGTCCATGGGCCCAAGCCCAACCGGCATCACCCGCTACGGCTCCGCTCCGGGCTCCCTCCTCACCTCCGCCGTCGACTCCGTCATTGGAGCAGTCGCCGAGCGTGAATTCTCCCCCCTCCGACCTGCTTCCTTCGTCGGCCGATACTTATCCGGAGGCGGCGGCGCAGATGGCGACTCCTCCTCCCTCACCTCCGAGTCAACCTTCAGAGTCAACCCATCCAACGCTAACAAGGAGGCCACGAAGCCGCTGCCCAGATCGTACGGTTTGGGCGAGTTGGCGGCCGCGAttggatcttcttcttctacctcGTGTTCTTCCTCGTCTTTGGTTCGCCAGAGAAGCTCTCCAGCTGGCTTTCTGAGCCATCTCACTGACAACAATG TAGGAGGATTTTCAGTTACACGAGGAAGTGGAAGCTATAGCTCACAAGGTGGGCCTAATGGTGGCCATGGAGGAACAAGGTTGAAGTCCCAGTTGAGCTTCACTAGGCAAGATTCTCTTTCTCAAATCTCTGAAGTTAGTGAAAATGCTGTCGAAGGTGTTAGCTCTACCAGTGGCCAACATAGTGCCATGCATTCTTATCCCGCTAGTAGCTTTGGGATGGACTCCTGGGATAATACCAATTCTATTGTCTTTTCTGCTCCAACAAGTAAACGAGCTAAAAATATGGATGGTGACATATTTAACTGCCTCAATACCTTAGAATCTCAG TTTAGCCTGCCCCAGACAACTTTAGAAATGGCAACAGTGGAGAAGCTACTACACATCCCTGAAGATTCAGTTCCTTGCAAAATCCGTGCTAAGCGTGGCTGTGCAACTCATCCCAGAAGCATTGCTGAGAGG GAGAGAAGAACTAGAATAAGTGGGAAGTTAAAGAAACTGCAAGACCTTGTCCCTAACATGGATAAG CAAACAAGCTATGCAGACATGTTGGATTTGGCTGTGCAACATATCAAGGGTCTACAAAATCAAGTCCAG AATCTTCACAAAGATCTTGAAGGTTGCACTTGCGGCTGCAAACCCACATAA
- the LOC112197663 gene encoding transcription factor bHLH128 isoform X2 — MYPSSSSSSSQKSMGPSPTGITRYGSAPGSLLTSAVDSVIGAVAEREFSPLRPASFVGRYLSGGGGADGDSSSLTSESTFRVNPSNANKEATKPLPRSYGLGELAAAIGSSSSTSCSSSSLVRQRSSPAGFLSHLTDNNGGFSVTRGSGSYSSQGGPNGGHGGTRLKSQLSFTRQDSLSQISEVSENAVEGVSSTSGQHSAMHSYPASSFGMDSWDNTNSIVFSAPTSKRAKNMDGDIFNCLNTLESQFSLPQTTLEMATVEKLLHIPEDSVPCKIRAKRGCATHPRSIAERERRTRISGKLKKLQDLVPNMDKQTSYADMLDLAVQHIKGLQNQVQNLHKDLEGCTCGCKPT, encoded by the exons ATGTAcccttcatcctcatcatcctCGTCCCAAAAGTCCATGGGCCCAAGCCCAACCGGCATCACCCGCTACGGCTCCGCTCCGGGCTCCCTCCTCACCTCCGCCGTCGACTCCGTCATTGGAGCAGTCGCCGAGCGTGAATTCTCCCCCCTCCGACCTGCTTCCTTCGTCGGCCGATACTTATCCGGAGGCGGCGGCGCAGATGGCGACTCCTCCTCCCTCACCTCCGAGTCAACCTTCAGAGTCAACCCATCCAACGCTAACAAGGAGGCCACGAAGCCGCTGCCCAGATCGTACGGTTTGGGCGAGTTGGCGGCCGCGAttggatcttcttcttctacctcGTGTTCTTCCTCGTCTTTGGTTCGCCAGAGAAGCTCTCCAGCTGGCTTTCTGAGCCATCTCACTGACAACAATG GAGGATTTTCAGTTACACGAGGAAGTGGAAGCTATAGCTCACAAGGTGGGCCTAATGGTGGCCATGGAGGAACAAGGTTGAAGTCCCAGTTGAGCTTCACTAGGCAAGATTCTCTTTCTCAAATCTCTGAAGTTAGTGAAAATGCTGTCGAAGGTGTTAGCTCTACCAGTGGCCAACATAGTGCCATGCATTCTTATCCCGCTAGTAGCTTTGGGATGGACTCCTGGGATAATACCAATTCTATTGTCTTTTCTGCTCCAACAAGTAAACGAGCTAAAAATATGGATGGTGACATATTTAACTGCCTCAATACCTTAGAATCTCAG TTTAGCCTGCCCCAGACAACTTTAGAAATGGCAACAGTGGAGAAGCTACTACACATCCCTGAAGATTCAGTTCCTTGCAAAATCCGTGCTAAGCGTGGCTGTGCAACTCATCCCAGAAGCATTGCTGAGAGG GAGAGAAGAACTAGAATAAGTGGGAAGTTAAAGAAACTGCAAGACCTTGTCCCTAACATGGATAAG CAAACAAGCTATGCAGACATGTTGGATTTGGCTGTGCAACATATCAAGGGTCTACAAAATCAAGTCCAG AATCTTCACAAAGATCTTGAAGGTTGCACTTGCGGCTGCAAACCCACATAA
- the LOC112196904 gene encoding ras-related protein RABA5e, which yields MSSSDEEGSGEEYLFKIVIIGDSAVGKSNLLSRYARNEFSAHSKATIGVEFQTQSMEIDGKEVKAQIWDTAGQERFRAVTSAYYRGAVGALIVYDITRRTTFDSVGRWLDELKTHSDTTMARMLVGNKCDLENIRDVSVEEGKSLAEAEGLFFMETSALDSTNVNKAFELVIREIYSNVSRKVLNSDTYKAELSVNRVTLVNNGADGSKKAQGYFSCCSS from the exons ATGTCGTCTTCAGACGAGGAGGGATCAGGGGAGGAGTACCTGTTCAAGATCGTCATCATTGGAGACTCGGCGGTGGGCAAATCGAACTTGCTGTCTCGCTACGCGCGGAACGAGTTCAGTGCGCACTCAAAGGCCACAATAGGCGTGGAGTTTCAGACCCAGAGCATGGAAATCGACGGCAAAGAAGTCAAGGCTCAGATTTGGGACACTGCCGGCCAAGAACGCTTCAGGGCTGTAACCTCTGCCTACTACCGCGGCGCCGTCGGAGCTCTCATTGTCTATGATATCACCCGCCGTACCACGTTCGACAGTGTCGGTCGCTGGCTCGATGAGCTCAAGA CTCATTCTGATACTACAATGGCGAGGATGCTAGTGGGGAACAAATGTGATTTGGAGAATATTAGGGATGTGAGTGTTGAAGAAGGTAAAAGCCTTGCTGAAGCCGAAGGGTTGTTCTTCATGGAGACATCTGCGCTAGACTCAACCAATGTTAATAAGGCTTTTGAGCTTGTTATTCGAGAAATATATAGCAATGTGAGTCGGAAGGTCTTGAATTCAGATACTTACAAAGCAGAGTTATCTGTGAACAGAGTAACCCTGGTTAATAATGGGGCAGATGGATCAAAGAAAGCTCAGGGCTACTTTTCTTGCTGTTCCAGTTAA
- the LOC112196903 gene encoding pirin-like protein codes for MRLRAIANFARNSILFTAKTTTTTTTRSKNHLNFRVPFFIRNHTMSGSDQSPSFDTPRMVVKKVLAKSQSEGDGAVVRRAIGISELRNLDPFLMLDDFTVSPPAGFPDHPHRGFETVTYVLQGGITHQDFAGHKGTIGAGDVQWMTAGRGIVHSEMPAGAGRNNGLQLWINLARKDKMVEPRYQELLSKEIKWAEKDGVEVRVIAGETMGVSSPVYTRTPTFFFDFTLKPKAILHQSIPESWTSFVYIIEGEGFFGSAHASAHHILVLGPGDGASVCNKSSEPLRFVLIGGQPINEPVVQHGPFVMNTQAEIEQTIKDYHYGQNGFESAKSWRSQ; via the exons ATGCGTTTGAGAGCTATAGCAAATTTTGCACGCAATAGCATACTCTTCACTGCaaaaaccaccaccaccaccaccaccagaaGCAAGAACCATTTGAATTTCAGGGTCCCCTTCTTCATCAGAAACCACACCATGTCTGGTTCAGATCAATCCCCTTCTTTCGACACACCCAGAATGGTGGTCAAGAAGGTCCTGGCCAAGTCCCAGAGTGAGGGTGATGGAGCTGTTGTCAGAAGAGCCATTGGAAT cTCTGAGTTGAGGAACCTGGATCCGTTTCTCATGCTAGATGACTTTACAG TGTCCCCTCCTGCCGGATTTCcagatcatccacatagaggaTTCGAAACTGTCACATATGTGCTACAG GGAGGCATCACTCACCAAGACTTTGCAGGGCACAAGGGTACAATTGGAGCTGGAGATGTGCAG TGGATGACCGCAGGCAGGGGAATAGTGCACTCTGAGATGCCTGCAGGAGCAGGACGCAACAATGGTTTGCAGCTTTGGATCAATTTAGCCCGCAAAGACAAAAT GGTTGAGCCTAGATACCAAGAACTCCTAAGCAAGGAGATAAAGTGGGCAGAGAAAGATGGAGTTGAAGTTCGAGTGATAGCAGGAGAAACAATGGGAGTGAGCTCTCCTGTTTATACCCGAACACCAACATTTTTCTTTGACTTCACCCTTAAGCCTAAAGCTATTTTGCATCAAAGCATACCAGAAAGTTGGACCTCCTTTGTTTACATTATTGAAGGAGAAGGATTTTTTGGGTCAGCGCATGCATCAGCTCATCATATTCTGGTTCTGGGTCCTGGAGATGGCGCAAGCGTATGCAACAAGTCATCGGAGCCGCTGAGGTTTGTGTTGATCGGAGGGCAGCCAATAAATGAACCAGTGGTTCAGCATGGACCTTTTGTGATGAACACACAAGCTGAAATCGAACAAACCATTAAGGACTATCATTATGGCCAGAATGGGTTTGAAAGTGCCAAGTCTTGGCGGTCTCAATGA